AAGGGGCTGTCCGGACAGGCCGCGGGTGAACGCCTGCACGAGGCGGAGGTCCGGGGGGGGCGGGGCGTTCCGGCCCAGGCGGGCGGCCAGGACGCGAACCAGGGCGGAGAAAATGTCCCGGGGGGCCTCCAGCACGGCCGGGTGAAGGCAGAGCCGGATGGTCGACCGGTCGACCATCAGTTTCCCCAACAACCCCCGGTAGGGGAAAACCCGGACCTGGAGCGTTTTCCTCTCGTGACCGGCCCGGCCGCCCAGGACCGTCAGGGCGGTGTGGCGCTGGAGAGCGGAAAGCCGGGGATGGTCAGCGGCCGGAATGAAGGCTCTGGTGGTGGTTGAATCGCTCAAAACTCTTGAACTGCTCGATTTTCTTTCGCAGGGTGTTCCGGTTGATCTCCAGGATCTCCGCGGCCTTGGAGACGTTGTAACCGGTGGAGGCCAGGACCTGCATCACGAATTCCATCTCCGCCTGGAGGAGGGTGTCCTTGAACTTCACACCCGTCCGGAGGCACTCCGAGACGTACGCTTCCAGGCATTCCCTGATCCCGAATTTCGATTTTGTGCCCTGCATCGATGACCCCGACGAAAGCGGATTACATGCGCAAAGCGTCAATTTAGCACAAGGCCATGGCCAATTCAATGCCTGGATCGCGCGGTGGAGCGGAGAAAATTAAACAAAAAAGCTGCAGGAGTCAAATCCCGCCGAAAAGGCGATCGGCCAGGAAGACGGGCAGACCGGCGCTGCGGATCTTGTCGGCGGCCTCCCGGATGGAGTACTCGATTTTGAAGAAGGAGAGAAGGCCGGTGTCCGTGTCGAGGTGGGCGAAGGAGGCGCGGGGATCGCTGTCCCGCGGCTGGCCGACCGAGCCCGGGTTGATCAGGTAGCGGCGGTAGCCGTTGAGGTCGAGCTGAAATTCCGTCGAGTCGCGGGGGATGAAGTAGAAGAAGTGGTTCGGGCGGGTGTCCAGCACGAAGAGCCCCGGCACGTGGGAGTGGCCGAAAAAGCAGAGAACGGTGTCGAAGCACTGGAAGCAGAGCTGGGCGTCGAACTGGTAGAGGATGTAGTGGTCCTCGTCCATGGGCGACCCGTGGCAGATGGTGATCAGCTTGTCGATCTGGACGGGGCCCATGGGGATCGTCTGGAGGTAGCTGCGGCTCTTCTCGTCGAGGTTCTGCTGGGTCCAGAGGGCGCTGAGGTAGGCGTTGTTGTTGAAATTGTGGCCGGAGTCCTGGCCGCTGCACACCTTGTCGTGATTGCCGCGGACGATGCCGACGGGTTTCATCTTCCGGACCTTGCGGATCACCTCGTTGGGCGAGGCCCCGTATCCCACCAGGTCCCCCAGGCAGATGACGCGGTCGTAGGGAAGCGAGTGCTTCCGCACGGCCTTCAAGGCCTCCAGGTTCCCATGGATATCTGACAGGATCAGGTACTTCATGTCACCGACGTTCCCGGAAAGGTGCAGCCCCTGTTCGCGTAGCGGATTATAGCATGCCCGCCCCGTGGCGGGAAGGGAAAAAGTTCACGTGATATGAAAGGGTAAGGGGCGCAGGAGGGTCAGTCCCGTCATCCGGTTGTTGCCGAGGAAGTCCGGCAGCGGGACGTCGACCGCCTGCCCCCGGCTGCGGGACGCGTGAAACAGCCGGATTTCCGAGCCGCTGGACCGCAGGATGCCCGTGTGGAAGTAATCGAGCCGGCGTCGGCTCGAGATGAAGAACGCCAGGTCTCCGGACCGGATGCCCGGCGCCAGGCGCAAAACGCACCGCTTGGGCCACCCCCCCAGCCGGACGGGGAAGGTCCCGAACGCCGGGAGGACGCCGATCTCCCGCGTCCACTCCCGTTCCGGCGGCAGGCCGGGGGGGACGGCGACCCGCCCCTCGCGCTCGTTCTCCTCCCGCCACTGGGACATGTAGTGCCGCCGGGTGAAGTAGTCGGTGCGCCCGTCCCGGTAGCGCAGACGGTGCAGGCGCCGCAGGAACTCGGGCTCGGACGCGCTCAAAGCCAGGGCGGTGACGGTTTCGAACAGGGTGACGCAGTCGAACCCCCCGAGGTGAACGGTGAAGACTTCCGCCTGATCGGGGCCGCCCCCGAGGGGAGAGTTCCGGTAGGGAGAGCCGGCAAGCCTGTCGCACAGGGCCTCCACGCGCCGGGGAAACGGGAGGGTGGGGGGGGCGGCTTCCAGGAGCGCCCGGAAAACGGCCGGCTCGTAGTCCCGGACGAGTTTTCCCTCGACCTCCATGTCAGGCAGAAAAAAGGGTGGATTGCGATCGCTCATGTCAGGTATAATGGTGCTTCGGATCAACCGATACACCGATGAAAGCCGCCCGCGGGCCGTCAGATGCCAAAATCCATTACAATAGAGGAATAACGCGATGTCAAGAAAATACCGGCAACAAGGTTACATGTCGGACGACAGCGATAAACGCCGGGAGAAGAAGGACCGTCCGGAGGAGGCACCCCGCGGGCGGGTGGAGACCCGTTTCCGACGCTCCATCCGATGCTCGGAGTGTTCCGCCATGGTGACCTTCATGGATGCCGTCCAGACCACCGACAAGTGCCAGAACTGCTCCGCCTGGCTTCACACCTGCCGGAACTGCGTCTACTTCGACCCGGGCAAGCCCAACCAGTGCATGAAACCCATCACGGTTCGCGTGGAAGGGAAGGGGGAGCGGAACCTCTGCGAGCTCTTCACGCCCAAGATCCTCGTGGAGAAGGCCGTGGAGGAGAAGCGGGAGACCACGGTGGACAACGCCCGGAAAGCCTTCGACGACCTCTTCAAGATCTGACCCCTCCCAAGGGCCTCCGACAGGATGGAACCCCTCACCGTCATCGGCATCGCCGTGGGTTTGGCCATGGACGCTTTCGCCGTGGCCATCGCCACGAGCGTGACCTTGCGGACGGTGAGCGGCCGCCAGTATTTCAGGCTCTCCTTCCACTTCGGTTTTTTCCAGTTCATGATGCCCCTGGCCGGCTGGCTGCTCGGGACCGGTTTCGCGTCGTACATGGCGGACTACGACCACTGGGTTGCGTTCGGCCTGTTGGGGTTCATCGGGGGCCGGATGATCCACGGGGCCCTGGCGGGCCGGGCGCCCGAACCCGCTGCGCCGCGGGGAGGGGACGGTGACGGGCCGGCGGGGCCGGTTTCGGGACGGACCGGACGCCCGAACGACCCCACGCGGGGATGGTCCCTGGTCCTGCTGTCGGTTGCGACCAGCATCGACGCCCTGGCGGTCGGGGTCTCCTTCGCGATGCTGGACCACCGGGTGTTCCTGCCCTGCGTCGCCATCGGCGTCATCACCGCCGGGATCACCCTTCTGGGGATGCGTATCGGGGGGCGGCTCGGGGTCCGGTTCGGATGCCGGATGGAAATCGTGGGCGGCCTGATCCTCGTCGGCATCGGCACCCGGATTCTGGTCCAGCACCTGGCGGTCTGACCCCGGGTCAGTGCCGGGGGGGACGGCCCGGGCGCTTTCCCTTGAACGGTTTTCCCGCGGGGCGCCGGGGGCGGGAAGGGTTCTCCGGGGTCGCCCGGGGTTCGGCCTTCCGGTCGTGAGAAGTCCGGCTGGTGCGTTCGGAACGGTGCCCGGTCAAACGGGTTTTCCGGGCGTCCCCGGCCAGAGGCGCACTCCCGGGGGCGGCGGGCTTTTCCGGCGGCCTTCGCCGGGGCCTGTCGGGACGGTTCCCGCCCTCCGGCCGCTCGGCGCCCTTCCGGGGGGGGCGAACCCGGTTGCCGCCGGGGTTTTCCTCCCGGGGCGGGCGAAACCGTTTCTTGCCGGGGGATTCACCCCGGGGCTGACGAACCCGGTTGTCGTCGGGAGCCTGTTCCGGGGTCGGGCGAAACCGTTTCTTGCCGGGGGATTCACCCCGGGGCTGACGAACCCGGTTGTCGTCGGGAGCCTCCTCCGGGGGCGGGCGAAACCGCTTGCCGCCGGGGGATTCACCCCGGGGCTGACGGAACCGCTTGTCGTGACCGGCTCCCCCCCGGGGCGGGCGAAACCGTTTGTTGCCAAGAGTTTCCTTCCGGGGCGGGGCGGACCGGTCGGGACGGCGGGGACCGCCTTTCCGCCTTTCGCCTTCGCGCTGGGGGCGCGGCCGGCCGGTGGTTCGGCCCTCCCGGCCTTCACGGCGAGGGGGTCGCTCGGACCGGTGTTCGGTTTCCCGGCCCTTTTCGTTCGGGGGCGAAGGTCGCCCGGGGGGCCGGTGGCGACCTTTTTTCCCCTCGTCCGGCGCCTCGGGGCCCGTGACGCGCGACGCCCGGGTGACCGGGGAGCCTTTCCCCAGTTTGACGGGCATCCGCTTCAGCTGCCCGATCTCCTCGTCCGTGAGACGGCGCCACTGGCCGACCTCGAGCCCCGAATCGGTCAGGGGGCCGATGGCGATCCGCTTGATCTGGAAGACCGGGTGGTGAATGGCCTCGAACATCTTGCGGAGCTGCCGGTTCTTCCCCTGGAAGAGGGTCACCTTGAACCAGCTGTAGGACCCCGGCTTGCTGCGGCGGGCCTCCACCTCGCAGGGGGCGTAGCGGACCCCCTCGGCCTGGATCCCCTTCCGGAGCTGGTCCAGGAGGTGCTCTCCGGGCATTCCCGCCACCTTGACCAGGTAAACCTTCGGGCAGTGCCGTCCCGCTTTCGTCATGTGGACGGTGAGGTCCCCGTCGTTGGTCAGCAGGACGAGGCCCATGGAATACATGTCCAGCCGCCCCACGGGATAGACCTTCGACCGCGGCTGGATCAGCTCGAGAACGGTGTGACGCCCCTCCGGGTCGGACACGGAGCAGAGGTACCCCCGGGGTTTGTTCAGGAGGATGTACTCCGGTTTCGGCGCCGCGACGAGCGGTTTCCCGTCCAGGGTGATCCGGTCGGTCTCCGGGTCCGCCTGGTCGCCGATCCCGGCCGGTTTTCCGTTGACGGCAACCCGACCCTCGCGGATGAGGTCCTCGGCGGCCCGCCGGGAGTAGCGGGTGCACCGGGCGATGATCTTCTGAATTCTTTCCATGGCTTGTCCTCCGGGCGTGATGCCTTCGCGCATCGTGCGATTATCTCAGCACCGTCACGTCCCCGCAAGCGGAATCGTCGTCGGGGGTTATTGTCGGGGCGGCCGGTCGAGGGCGGCCCGGAGGACCTTCGCCAGGGTGACCATGGGGAAGGGTTTCTGGATGACGTGTTCGATGCCCATCTTGCGTGCTTCCGGGAGGATCGAAGGCACGCTGAACCCGGTGCAGATGACGATGGGGACGTCCGGCCGCACCTTGCGGACTTTCCGGGCCAGCTCGAAACCGGAGAGCTTCGGCATCGTCAGGTCGATCACGAGGGCGTCGATCCCCCCCGGGTTCTGCTCGAAGCGGTCCAGGGCCTCGTGGCCCGATCCACAGGTGGTGACCCGGTAGCCGTACCCCGTGAGGATCTGCCGGTACAGCCGGGCCACAAAGCGCTCGTCGTCCGCCACCAGCACCCGTTCGCGGCCCCGGAGGGCGGCGAGGTCGTCCGGGAGGGGGGCGTCGTCGGGGATGCCCCCGGAAAGGCAGAGCGGGAAGTGGATCTGGAAGGTGCTCCCTTTTCCGGGCTCGCTGCGGACCACGATGGCGCCGTGGTGCGCTTTCACGATCCCGTAGACCACGGGGAGGCCGAGGCCGTGCCCGAAACCGACCTCCTTGGTGGTGAAGTAGGGCTCGAAGATCCGTTCGATGACCTCGGCGGGCATGCCCATCCCCGTGTCGGCGACGGAGAGGGTGGCGCAGCGGCCGGGCGGGAGTTCGAACACCCCGGGCACGTTCTCCCGGACGTCGGTGACGGCGAGGCTGACGGTCATCCGGTGACTGTCCGCGGTCTCGGGTTTGTCCAGCTCCATCATGGCGTGGTAGGCGTTCGTCATGAGGTTGACGAGCACCTGCTGGACCTGGGTGAGGTCGCCGAGGATCTGGGGGCAGGCAGGGTCCACGTCGAGGCGGATGTCGATGCTGGCGGGGATCGTCGGGCGCAGGAACAGGTACGCCTCGTCGATGACCTCCTGGAGCCGGATCGGGATGAATTCCGGCTCGCCCCGGTGCCCGAAGGCCAGGATGCGGTTGACCAGGTCCCGGGCGCGTTTTCCCGCTTTCAGGACGTGATTGAGGTTTCGGAGGACCTCGGCGTCCAGGCCGGGATGCTCGACCGCCAGTTCCGTGAAACCCAGGATGACGCTGAGGACGTTGTTGAAGTCGTGGGCGATGCCCGACGCGAGGGTCCCGATGGCTTCCAGTTTCTGCGCCTGGAGGAGCCTCTCCTCGATGAACCGGGCCCGTTCCTGCTCGCCACGGAGGTCGGTGATGTCCGTGGCCATGCCCACCATCCGAAGGGGCCAGCCTCCGGCGTCCCGGGACATCACCCGCCCGCGGTTCTGGACCCACCGCCACTCCCCCGACCGGTCCCGGACCCGGAAGTCCGACACCAGGACGGGCGTCAGCCCCTCGAGGTGTTCGTTCATCCGTGCCAAAAAATCCGGGTAATCGTCCGGGTGGATGATGTCCTTCAGGCCGGGGGGGGCGGGGCGCACCCCGTTGGCCGGGGTTTCGAAAAGCTCCAAGATCCGGAGGGCGATCACGGTCTCCCCCGAATGGACGTCCCACTCCCAGAAACTGGTGCCGGAAACCGGGCGGAAAAGGTCGAACCCCGCCCCCCCGTTGGCGCCGGGAGCGGGGTTGGTCAGGGGGGCCGGCTGTTCTTTACGTCGCTTGCTCAACCCTCACCTTCGACGTCTCGTCATCGGGCGGTCCCGGGGACGGCCGGGGCCGCGGCGGGACCCTTCAGTTTACGTCCCAGCTCGGCCAGTGTTTCCGACTTTCCCTCGCCGGTCATGCCCCAGATCCACGCGTCCCGGAAGGCGATCTCCACGCGGCCGGCCTGGGGGTCGTCGATGGTGCCGCCCCCGGACGGGCCGGACAGGTCCGGGCCCGAGCCGGCGGACGCCTTCCACCTGCCGAGGAGGGCCCGGGCCGCGTCAGGGGAAGCCGACCGGGTGAAGAACAGGGTGAACCGCTTGCCGTCCGCGGTGTACTCCGCCGAGAAGACGTTTTCCAGGAAGGCGAGCCCGAGGTAGTCCTTC
The sequence above is a segment of the Acidobacteriota bacterium genome. Coding sequences within it:
- a CDS encoding pseudouridine synthase — translated: MERIQKIIARCTRYSRRAAEDLIREGRVAVNGKPAGIGDQADPETDRITLDGKPLVAAPKPEYILLNKPRGYLCSVSDPEGRHTVLELIQPRSKVYPVGRLDMYSMGLVLLTNDGDLTVHMTKAGRHCPKVYLVKVAGMPGEHLLDQLRKGIQAEGVRYAPCEVEARRSKPGSYSWFKVTLFQGKNRQLRKMFEAIHHPVFQIKRIAIGPLTDSGLEVGQWRRLTDEEIGQLKRMPVKLGKGSPVTRASRVTGPEAPDEGKKGRHRPPGRPSPPNEKGRETEHRSERPPRREGREGRTTGRPRPQREGERRKGGPRRPDRSAPPRKETLGNKRFRPPRGGAGHDKRFRQPRGESPGGKRFRPPPEEAPDDNRVRQPRGESPGKKRFRPTPEQAPDDNRVRQPRGESPGKKRFRPPREENPGGNRVRPPRKGAERPEGGNRPDRPRRRPPEKPAAPGSAPLAGDARKTRLTGHRSERTSRTSHDRKAEPRATPENPSRPRRPAGKPFKGKRPGRPPRH
- a CDS encoding DUF1460 domain-containing protein, giving the protein MSDRNPPFFLPDMEVEGKLVRDYEPAVFRALLEAAPPTLPFPRRVEALCDRLAGSPYRNSPLGGGPDQAEVFTVHLGGFDCVTLFETVTALALSASEPEFLRRLHRLRYRDGRTDYFTRRHYMSQWREENEREGRVAVPPGLPPEREWTREIGVLPAFGTFPVRLGGWPKRCVLRLAPGIRSGDLAFFISSRRRLDYFHTGILRSSGSEIRLFHASRSRGQAVDVPLPDFLGNNRMTGLTLLRPLPFHIT
- a CDS encoding helix-turn-helix domain-containing protein, giving the protein MQGTKSKFGIRECLEAYVSECLRTGVKFKDTLLQAEMEFVMQVLASTGYNVSKAAEILEINRNTLRKKIEQFKSFERFNHHQSLHSGR
- a CDS encoding metallophosphoesterase family protein; translation: MKYLILSDIHGNLEALKAVRKHSLPYDRVICLGDLVGYGASPNEVIRKVRKMKPVGIVRGNHDKVCSGQDSGHNFNNNAYLSALWTQQNLDEKSRSYLQTIPMGPVQIDKLITICHGSPMDEDHYILYQFDAQLCFQCFDTVLCFFGHSHVPGLFVLDTRPNHFFYFIPRDSTEFQLDLNGYRRYLINPGSVGQPRDSDPRASFAHLDTDTGLLSFFKIEYSIREAADKIRSAGLPVFLADRLFGGI
- a CDS encoding manganese efflux pump, translated to MEPLTVIGIAVGLAMDAFAVAIATSVTLRTVSGRQYFRLSFHFGFFQFMMPLAGWLLGTGFASYMADYDHWVAFGLLGFIGGRMIHGALAGRAPEPAAPRGGDGDGPAGPVSGRTGRPNDPTRGWSLVLLSVATSIDALAVGVSFAMLDHRVFLPCVAIGVITAGITLLGMRIGGRLGVRFGCRMEIVGGLILVGIGTRILVQHLAV
- a CDS encoding response regulator, which gives rise to MSKRRKEQPAPLTNPAPGANGGAGFDLFRPVSGTSFWEWDVHSGETVIALRILELFETPANGVRPAPPGLKDIIHPDDYPDFLARMNEHLEGLTPVLVSDFRVRDRSGEWRWVQNRGRVMSRDAGGWPLRMVGMATDITDLRGEQERARFIEERLLQAQKLEAIGTLASGIAHDFNNVLSVILGFTELAVEHPGLDAEVLRNLNHVLKAGKRARDLVNRILAFGHRGEPEFIPIRLQEVIDEAYLFLRPTIPASIDIRLDVDPACPQILGDLTQVQQVLVNLMTNAYHAMMELDKPETADSHRMTVSLAVTDVRENVPGVFELPPGRCATLSVADTGMGMPAEVIERIFEPYFTTKEVGFGHGLGLPVVYGIVKAHHGAIVVRSEPGKGSTFQIHFPLCLSGGIPDDAPLPDDLAALRGRERVLVADDERFVARLYRQILTGYGYRVTTCGSGHEALDRFEQNPGGIDALVIDLTMPKLSGFELARKVRKVRPDVPIVICTGFSVPSILPEARKMGIEHVIQKPFPMVTLAKVLRAALDRPPRQ